GTGCCATTCAAACACATGCTCTACCTATCCATGGATAAACCTGCTGGCGAAatacattaaaattaaatattaaatttaagtgCATCATAAACGCAAACAATGAACCCATCAGACAGTCGACTGAGACTTCCATCGAGTGTGGCACTGAGCTGGTTTGGGAATCTACCTGGGCACAAAGTGACGACGCCTCAATTTTCATCACAGCCAAATAAGAGCACAGATGGAGGAAGAAATCGGAACCCAGACCAACAAGATGAATGGCACCCAAAACGTAAGCCAACTGACAATATGTTAAACCGAAATGGTGGCATGGAGTGACGAGGTGGCATTGGCTTGGATTAAGATGCACCAAAGAAAAATTCGGAAAGTTGCAGCAGTAGTGCACTGTGAAATGCAAGCGCCTACTACTCAGTACTACTCAATATATTCAAAGATGTCTAAAAGAAATCCTAAAAGAAACCCTTGAAATCGCATAAGTTTGATACCAGCTGAATTACAATTTCGTATatcaatataatatattactATGATTCTTGCAGTGTAGTCCCACTGCTACCGCCACTACTGCACTTGTCGATATCGACGTCAAAGTCTCGTAATGCCGCACTCGCACTTGTCAGCCTAAAAGATGACAGTGATGGCGATGTGTTATTCCTGCCACGGTGCGGTTGCGGAAGCGAGATGGCGGACTGGCGGACTGGCAGACTGGCGGGCTGGCGAGCGAAAGGACACGAGGTCCTGGCGGGTTAACACATATTACGGCCCTTGCGTATTGATGTCGATCAAACCAATATATGTGCATACAGATGTGCCCGTATGTGTGCGGCTGTATCCAACGCAATTGAGGTCATGTCCATGCGGCATTCATTGTCGACATCGGCGATGGCGACGTATATGCCAAAGCATTAACTCGGCATTTGTTGCAAGCTGCTCTGAGGCAAGTCCGAGATGGGCGACGTGGGCCAAGGGGTATCGGTTAAGGGGTATTGGGTAGCTGGATAGCTGGGTAGCCAGGCATCGGGTATTGGCGGGTGGACAGATAGCGCAAGTTCGGCCCGAGAGTTGCGACATATTGAAAATcattgcacacacactcgtacaCTCCACTCAGGCGGGTAGGAATGccaaaaaataaggaaaaaagCAGAAAGCTGAAACAATGTATTGAAAGACAAACGGCATTGgcatcaatttttatttgcctgcacggccatgtgtgtgtctgtAGTGGCCGGAggagaaacaaattttattacattgaaaatttgcataaaatatttaagccaaatggtCGGTCGATATGTACGGCCGGGAAATGTGGGCCAAAAAAATCTTCTGAATTATCCCCACACTCTTAGGCCTCCGCAAAGCTGATGGGATTTGGTGTCTGAAGACTTGACAGGCCTTGGGGATAGAGTATGGTAACCGAAAGTTGCGGTTTCGATGTGCGAGACAAGCTATAATGGAAATGCGTATCCTCTCTTTTAAGTGGGGACAACACTCTGCTATGCAGCATCGACGGGGGGAATCATTTTGGGCCTGAAAAACTATATTTAAGTAGTGCAGAAATCGATATTAATAGTTTAAAAAGGACGTTTTGTCTTTTCGAAACTCTACAAATTCGAATCGCATATAGACTAAAAAGATAACATATATACTACCCATTACAGAAGAGTGTGGTATGTAATATTAGAACGAATAATTTTAGGTGCGCAACTTAGTTAGCCCTATACACTTAGCGAAATAAAATGAtgaagaaagagagagagagacagagagagggAGTATATTCCAGGGCTGCGGCAATATAGAGAAAACTTCAAGGATTCGCTGCACGTTCGCATCTTTAACGCCATATGTTGACTTTTGCTACAATTTTCTAGCTAACCCACAAAAACTGGGGCACTGGGTTGGGGGTTTGGGGGATGGGTTTTgggggttggggttggggttgggcCATATCCTTTATCTTATGCGCTATTTTATGCCTGCACCACACCACGCCAACCCACCATTCCCATCTCATGTGACGGTTGTTGTTTCTCGCCTTTTTCGCCAATAGATTGTGCCACCACACTTTGGCATTTTATAACATAAactttcatttgttttctttcgtttttcttgctgtttttatatatatatatttttttttttttcgccacaTTTATGCTGCTTTAGCCGTTGTTTCTAGTGCTTGTAATGCGCTCATGTAGTTTCCCCTCTCTACGCCCCATCCCATAATATCCGGCCTGGGTCCCGCATGCTAAGCCCCCGAATACATAGAAACGAGTCTGATGTCTTGACATCTGTCTACTGGGCCCACAGACCCCAAACCAACCACTTTTCCGGCCCTGACAATCGTCCAAAAATGTAGATTTGCATGCACATCAGCGTTGGGCATACATTTATCTCGCCCACTGTCTACAGTGCCGGCCGTCAGTTGTTGGCCCCTTAATGTGATGGCACGCGAAAAGCGAAGATCCCATTTGAAGGCTGGGGCTGCAACATAAAGAGGGCACTGCAGGGGAATATTTAAAGCTACACCCAGATATTTCTAATGCATTGTATTTGGCCTGATAAATGACGCAGGATAAGTGTatattttgtatctgtatctttgaAAGCAACAAATATCCTAATGGCAAACGGAAAATTTAAATCGGATTTAAAGTgcttaaaaaagtataaaaaacaTAAGTTTCCATTTCTGATTAGAACCActaagtaaaataataattgacTGCTTGTACTTAAAATGCTTTGATATGTGTTTTATGTGATGGTGGAAGAATATTGCCGAGCTAACATTTTGATCAAATGTTTGCCGGGGCAGAACTGAATTCGCATTGATTCCTCCTTAGCCGAGTGGAAAGTCGAATTGATTGATTCGAGTAAGTTCAACagtttatttgcatattttgcagAATTTTATTGCACAACGGTAAACAGAACTGAATTActgcaaaaatatgcaaaatatttaaattgccaaAATATATCCCTTGGCCGAGCATATAAATATAGTCCACAAGCAGGCCGATGTCAAGGGAGGCCAAGGGGATGGACCCCAAATGCAGAAGCCAAACAAATGTAAACTCGCTTTGTAgtttattgaaaatttaataaagtgcAGCCAACAAACGAGCGGACAATGCGGGGAGCGGTAGATAAAATAGGGAAAATGCCAATGAATGAGGCGGCGACTACATGAAACAAGAAATATCCAAATAAATATGCTATTTGCCTTTATTGCAATTCAATTTACTATCAAAGCATCAGGCTCCGGGAATCAGCAGCCAATGCAGTCGTGTATGTGTATTCCATAAAGGATTTTCCGCTCACGCCAGCTGCTTGGCATTTTCagaatttaaatggaatttagAAAGTATTTCTCCTCGGAATGGTTGTCAAGTAGCCGACCAGGTATGCTGACACAAATCCGCCCGCAGGTGAGGCAAAAGCCAAGATTTGCCTTCCAACTGCCTTCTGTCATCCGATTTCTTCGCACTTTTCCAATCAATAAGTGCGGCTGGAAGGAAAATAGTTGCAAATGCCTTTCAACTGCTAATGGAAGTGGTTATGCTTGTAGTCATATTGAAATGTAATGCCTATCTGACAGATTTCATAAACTTTTAGACGGACAATGTTTGTTACTTCGATagaaaaacaatacaaaaaaaaactaaaaggtTTTAACTATGCCAAAATGTAcagtgttttatttatttatttgtagtATAACTTTTTAATCCAAAACAAGCCGAAATGACTCGAATTCAGAAAAATCAGCATGGTTGTTGCATTATTGTTTTCATAGTCGGCTCGAAGACCAAATCAAAATGGCAACAGTATGGCCATAAACGAATTTCGGCTATAACAATACAGTTGACCTACGCCGGTTTGTTTCCAAAAAACCACCCACTCCACACAAACATCGTTCGACCGCATGCAATTTTGGTGGCATACAGATACCCATGGTCCATGGCCATGGATCCAATGGATGTGATGGGCGTAGCAAAGGGGAGGGGGCTACTCATAAAAGGGAGCGGCGGCCGGTTCAAAAATCCCCCTAGGTGTGGGCCACATGGGAGCCGGACGAACGCatctatttgtattttgttacAGGACATGCTCTCAATGGGCATATCCTTAACTCGCCCAAAGAGGCTGGCTATTTGGGCTGTTGACCATCAGACAGAGActtttattgaaaatgttcAATGGCCAAAATTCATAACTGCAGAAagtgcactgggaaaaatgtGCATACTATTTGTACACCTTTACTTCCAGTTTCGCatcataaaaatcaaataaataaataaagacaaTGAAAAACAAAGTGATATGCACATTATATTACATAATACATTGAAAGATACACTTTTGTCGCCACATTTTCAGTGCATTTCATTTGGGTTTTCATTTTGGAATCACAACTGCCGAGTCCTGTCCCTCGGGCAGGAAACTAGGCTTCGTCTGCTTGCATGGCAAAGGGAATTATACCGGTTTTGCGAAATGTTCTGTAATACTGAATGCGGTGCTAATTCAGCTGCAATCGGTACTGCTTCAGTTTTAGCCTATTGTCTGCCACATCCGGCACTTGTTTAAAGAAACGCTTCGATTGCCGACTGGGAATCTTATCAATTGGCCGGCCAAGTGGCCGTTGGCGGTTGTTGGAGCGTTAAAGAGTCTGACAAAGTCAGTCAGTGTCAAAATGTCGTCGTGGGTTGTCTCCACCACCGAACTGTGCGATTGTGGCGCCAAAGGTGCCAAAAccccatccgcatccgcatcgtCGCGACGGCACACGCGTCTGATCCTGCTGGTGTGGCACAATCTCGCCGAGAAGTGCCACAAGTTCGGTAGTTTTCTCCGCCGCGAAACGAATAAGCCGCTGCCCAAAGAAATGAGGCGATCGTTACGTCTTAACAAATCGGCCCGGCGGAAAGGCTATCGGAGTTGCGAGAGCGAGGCAGAAAAACGGTATGCATGATAAACATACATTCTATATAGTATAATCGAGTGGCCTAGATAAGcccattgttattgtttacgCCAAGGTTTGCCTATGTGCACCTGCTAGATAGTCCCTATTCTAAGCTAATacatattaaattaaagtgtTTTCAAAGAAAAAACGTATGTCTCTTGCgatattttaaatacacaTAAACCAAAAACTAAATTCTATATAGACTGTTTTAATCAAGTAAACGTTTTCCATTTAGTTTAAAACGGGCATGTTACTAAAGCTGACACTCAGCATGAGCCTACAAAAAGATTAAAGAAACTTGAGTGCCGTAATTAAGATACAATCTTTGAGATACAATATTATGTGcttcaacaaataaaaacaaagttgttacaaaaattatatttgcagGCTAATGGAAGAGCGTCTGAACGAGCCCGGCAACATATACATTCGCATGGGACCTGCCTACGACTATAGGCCATCGAATTGCTGACCGATCGGCCAAATTACATAAGGATGTAGTTCTTCGAATTTCGTAGCTCTGTTAACTTCGAACTTAGCATAAGATGTAATGTTACTGTTAAGTGGCCGCTGTAAACTGTTATCAAAAGTTGCATTATTTACCCTACTTTACACGAATGTCGTAAGCTCTGCAACAGCTGATGAAATCGTAGAGCTTTACAGAGCAACGAAAGCTCTGTGTTACTCTTAAGCTCACAACAAAAGTTTAGTGACGCGACTTTGTGCATTACATTCGAGTATATTAACTTTTTCAAAAAGAATATGTAATtagtaatatatatttaaatcgGATTGTTAGGCACTGCACAACAAACTTTTGGGACCAGaattgttttaatataaaaagaaaaaataataaaaaaaaaaataaataatttaacaacTAACATAAGTTATCCCTCTGAATTTACTGTTTTTCTCTAAATAAAAATCTTTGCTTATATTTTGAAAGTGGTCTTATCCTTCGTTACTCTTCGAAAAGTGCATTCGGTAGTCGGTGCAGCTCTGCAGTTTGGCTTTTACTTTCTGCCGCCTTGCACCAATACTAATACGTCACAGAAAGCGTTATCttcaaagttttttttttcgtggtgCCCGCTTAGTGTGGAAAACGTGTTCGACGCGGAAATGACATTGATAGTGAAATTTTAACCAAATTTTCGGGatcgtgttttttttctccaAATTTTCGACAAACAAACGAGCTATTAAGGAAATTTCCCaaattcgatttgatgaaagtgAACTTCGATTTAAGGCActtaaaaattagttttcaCCAATTATACAAGTTTAATTAACATAAACAAAGGGCTGAGTGCACCATGAAGCTAATTTCCACACTTGTTTACCTACTGGTGGCATTCTACAAATTCGCCAAGAAGCTCTTGTAAGTGGCCGCAATTACCTAATATTACTTACAAACTTTTGATTTTGGGTGTGCCGGGCTTTGTCCTTTTGGTTCGCCCTTTTTTCCTCCCTCAAAACTGTGGAAATCTTGAAGCTTATTGATATAACAAATGGGGAAAATATTTCGTTGTTTGTGGCTGCTTTTCATAAATTAAGTTTCCTTTGTGAAGCTTTTGCGTCTCGCTCTTTGTTTGCCGTTTTTCCTTTAGTTTCttctttattgtttatgcGGTTTGTTGGCGGACCTGCAGtttattacacaaaaatacaaattttgcTCCAATCTGCTGACTAGTGCGAgcgcgaaagagacggcagtTCACCCGCGCTACCTCCCCACCCCCCGCTAAAATACCAAGCAGTAGCACCAcgtttttgtttgggtttgagGTCGGTAGGAAATTGGATGTGCTTTGTTCCATGTGGAGATTGTAATTTACCAaagtgcctgtgtgtgtgtctttaGTTGGCAAAGAAAtgggtttttaattaatataactGTCCTTTTGTGTGGGCGTTTTTTGGTGCTCTTCAGCTCTTCAGTTGAAAAGGGCGTTGTACAAATAATTCAACAACGAGCACATAAGATCTGTTCTGATTAAAGTGGATATTACTTGTTGGAGGAAACCGTAATTTCATTACAATTGACCGCAATTTCCCGTCTACGAAATATTCCACTTGTTGAGTGCATTCGTTACTGCGGGTAATTCGGTggaagcaaattaaatgtccTTTTCAGTGGTTATTAGTAACAATTATATATCGATTTACCTGAGATTGCTTGTAAGTTAAGATAGCTGTGCCCTTTCATTAATGCAATCGATCAATATACTCATTTATTAACCAATCAGCATTAATGTGCAAACAACAGCTATTATCTACCAATTAATCTTTGTCtttgaatatatatagaaaagaTAAGCTTATTGGGTAGTACTTATCTTATCTTCTTATCCATCATTGtcataaatgtatgtatgtgtatgtaaaatgTGTACCCTGCATTAACCTTAACATTTGACATACAAAATCAGATTTTATagattaaataaaactaactAACGAAAACCCGACACAGCTGGTATGACTCAGTTAAAGATGTAAAACTTACAGATGTTTATATATTCCGTTAAAAACATGAGATAAGAATATTTACTTTAAGTTGTAGAAAACAgttcaaatttcaaaatatttactaaaGTATTTATGATTTGCATTCGTAAATATGTATTCACATTATGTGAACGGCACGCGTTTCTTATTTTCACTCACCAATTGATAAGGTGCAAGTATAAGACCAGCAGACTGGTACGGCATACATGACAACAAACCTCCTTAATTAGAACCATATAGTATAGAAGATAAACTAAAAAGTGAACTTTATACCGAAGGCCGCGGTTGGTCCACTCGAAATCCTTATCTAATCTCAGTGGCTAGACCACTGGCTGCGCGTAATAAAGCACTAAATACACTCAGCTATATGATGGAACTAAATAGTTGTATTCACCACCTAATCAGCAAACGGACTCACACTCACCAGTGACCTTGACAGGCCAACTGGGAGTATAGGATTTGCGAGAACTACGCAAAACCAACCGCcccaaactaattaaaaccaaCAAGATCCGGCCTACGTCACTTTTGGTTGCATTCCCCGTTCTAATCGATAAGTTGTAAATCACATTCCATTTGAAAGTTTTATAACTGACCCGCTCGAGCGAATTATGCTGGGCGAAACGGTTTCAAGTGGTTCCCTACCTTATAAACGTGCCCGATAAGATATGCCCACAAAACCAGACACTAGACCAGACACGATCCTCATGTCAATGGCATTGTTATCAGcgcaaaattacaaattacaattgaCCCACTCAGGTCCAACAAAGTAAGTGAGTCACTTGATTGACGTCTTTGAGTCTTTGCTTTTGAGGGGGAAAGCGATTGGGAAATGCCTTTTAAATATGCTAAAGATTACAGACCTTTGAAGATCACATTAAGTGATGTTTTTATGAAGCAAAAAGGtattaaatagaaaaataagAATAGATCTGTATTTAGGAAGCCCGAAAGATGAAATTCGGGAATGTGGAATGTCGTATCTTAAGCGAATAAAGTATTCGTTGTTAAACAACATGAACACTATTCTGCGCTTAAATACATTATAATACAGTTATATATGGGAATATTttgaaaagaaatatatataagaaaatgAGATATTGAGTAAATTTTATGATTCGCAGAAAATGATCAAGAACCTTAAAATCCAGAAGCTATCAACCGCCTCTATACTTGCATCACTCATACGCGGGATGTGCCCAATAGAATGCAAACAACCGAATTCACACTAGTGTTACAAACCCTGAGAGCGTCAGCCATTGAACTCATTACGATAATGAGGGGGAGAGCAAGAATCTCCGAGAGAGCGAGGGGTCCACTCGCCGGTCGATTGTGCAATGGTGTTGGTGAACCGATGGTGTAATGATGGTGTACTGATGGTGTGCTGATGGGTGTGCTGATGGTGTATTGCTGGTGTGCTGCCTCTGTCGGCCGGACAAACAGAGAGGTCTCTTGGCATTATCCTTATCAGCAGCCGGGCGCTGAGAGCGTTGGTATAAATGTCGCAAGGCACGTACCATCGAGTTTAGTTCTTTTCAGCTCGCCAGAGCATTTGAAACGCTTGTCAGTCCGCATTAGACGCCCACTCGGTTCGCGTAAAATCCCCGCGGACACTTTGGATACTTCTCGATCACCAGCTAACCATGTGTGGTAGTGCTCTGTAGTGCAGGCTGCAAAATGGTGAGTTGATGGGATGCAGGACCTAGTCAGTTTGCTCCACTGAACGAACCACTTGCAAAGTGCCCGGAATAGCAGTTTAAGTTTCAGGGTTCAAGCCTCCAGATGGAATCAGCTTTTGCCGGAGTAGAACCAGTTTTTTCCAAGCCAGTGCCGTTGCGATACTCACCAACCGCATGTAGTACGAGTATGTGTCCCAATCTGTCGCTTTGCTGTtgtataacaaaaataatcgCGTACTCTTTTGGTCTATACCCTGTACAAATGCAGAGACGCAAGCAAAATGCTGGTGTGCGGtacaaaaaatcgaaatcttTTGATAAGAGTTCCCGAAAGATGTGATAAGAAGCcttaaatgtttaaatcaGTTGAGTAAGCATTGAGAGATAGCGCAGCTTGCGTATTTACAATCGCTATATTCTGTAACATCTGGGAGCAGTACAGGTCATCTGATAGTCGAGCATCCCAGCTGGTCGTGTGTATCATACCCTGATAAGGTTATCACATCCCTGGcgtttttccccttttttattcgtttttggTTCGCTTCAGATTAGCCTATATCAAATTAATAATCGATGACCCGATCAGCCAGCGGCAGCAGGTGTCTTGCTACAACAAAGTCAGCTGAATTAACAAAAACTTACTAAGTTTCGCTTCCCAAACGCCTCTTATCACTCCCACGAGGAAAAGGCCTGTCATAAATTGAGCGAACCTGTTGCCAAGTTCATGTGGCATTTGGCCGAATCCCCAGgttcatacatatgtatgtacatatagccatataaataaaactcaatGTCGGCCGCTGCTCTTGTTGATTTCGCTCGACTTTCCGCAGTGCATTGCCAGAAAAAATTGAGATACGTTTAAACGTTTGCAGAGCAGTCACACCTGCGGAAGGGA
This genomic stretch from Drosophila yakuba strain Tai18E2 chromosome 3R, Prin_Dyak_Tai18E2_2.1, whole genome shotgun sequence harbors:
- the LOC6536599 gene encoding uncharacterized protein LOC6536599; its protein translation is MSSWVVSTTELCDCGAKGAKTPSASASSRRHTRLILLVWHNLAEKCHKFGSFLRRETNKPLPKEMRRSLRLNKSARRKGYRSCESEAEKRLMEERLNEPGNIYIRMGPAYDYRPSNC